From a region of the Chiloscyllium punctatum isolate Juve2018m chromosome 1, sChiPun1.3, whole genome shotgun sequence genome:
- the sub1a gene encoding SUB1 regulator of transcription a: MPKSREVVSTSSDSESDSEVDQKAKRKKSAPVEKPVKKQKSGESSGGAKCAKSDKDDNLFQIGKMRYVSVREFKGKVLIDVREYWMNQDGEMKPGKKGISLLPDQWNQLKEMIPDIDDALKRL, from the exons ATGCCTAAATCAAGGGAAGTTGTTTCTACAAGTTCAGACAGTGAATCTGATAGTGAAGTTGATCAAAAG GCTAAGAGAAAGAAGTCCGCTCCAGTAGAGAAACCAGTAAAAAAGCAAAAGAGTGGTGAAAGTTCTGGAGGTGCAAAATGTGCtaaaagtgacaaagatgataACCTATTTCAG ATTGGCAAGATGAGATATGTCAGTGTGCGTGAATTCAAAGGCAAAGTTCTAATTGATGTCAGAGAATATTGGATGAACCAAGATGGTGAAATGAAGCCTGGAAAGAAAG GAATCTCCTTATTACCAGACCAATGGAATCAGCTGAAGGAAATGATTCCTGACATTGATGATGCACTGAAAAGGTTATAG